The following DNA comes from Humidesulfovibrio mexicanus.
ATCGCCCATCAGCTCCAGGTCGTAGGCCAGCTGTTTCTTATAGGCGCGGTAGATGACCATGACATCGGTGTATTTGCCGCCGTGCAGCAGGTTGACCGTCTTGGTGAAGAGCCAGTTGCCGAAGCCGGTGACGATGTCGTCGTCCGCGCTCTTGGCCGGGCCAAGGTAGCGTGAGGCGATGACCATGTCGTAGCCTTCGCGCATCTTGGCGATGAGGTCGGGCAGGATTTCGGCCACGGAGTTGCCGTCCGGGCTGAAGGTGACGATCACG
Coding sequences within:
- a CDS encoding glycosyltransferase family protein, which encodes VIVTFSPDGNSVAEILPDLIAKMREGYDMVIASRYLGPAKSADDDIVTGFGNWLFTKTVNLLHGGKYTDVMVIYRAYKKQLAYDLELMGDSAFALPEKLFGTKISWEPLLSCRAAKRKLKIAEIPGDEPPRIGGERKLQVLRWGAAYYFQFLREVVWWK